A genomic region of Kribbella sp. NBC_00382 contains the following coding sequences:
- a CDS encoding sugar ABC transporter ATP-binding protein has product MPTEAPVLRVREVSKSFGAVAAVQSVSFDLYGGEAHALVGENGAGKSTIVKMLAGVHRPDAGTLELDGAPIELNTPADAKAAGIAVIYQEPTLFPDLSVAENIAMGRQPLGRFKTIDRAAMIKQAEQLFTRLGVAIEPNRPARGLSIADQQLVEIAKALSADARVVVMDEPTAALTGVEVERLFAVARSLRDDGAALVFISHRFEEITALCERVTIMRDGKHVSTDLISEVSVDEMVRRMVGRELGALFPKQDVTPGAVVLSVAGLTRDPVFADVSFEVRAGEIVALAGLVGSGRSEVVQSIFGVDPRDAGTVKVGGKTLKAASPRAAMAAGVALVPEDRRQQGLVMELSIERNVTLPRSRALSQLGFLTGSSERRSAKEWTQRLKTKYGRLQDEVGTLSGGNQQKVVLAKWLATAPKLLIVDEPTRGIDVGTKAEVHRLMSSLAAEGVAVLMVSSELPEVLGMADRVLVMREGRLVAELDRERATEESVMFAAMGQEASV; this is encoded by the coding sequence ATGCCGACCGAAGCCCCAGTACTGCGGGTGCGCGAGGTGTCGAAGTCGTTCGGCGCTGTCGCCGCCGTGCAGAGCGTCTCCTTCGACCTGTACGGCGGAGAGGCGCACGCGTTGGTCGGTGAGAACGGCGCGGGCAAGTCCACCATCGTGAAAATGCTGGCCGGCGTGCATCGCCCGGACGCCGGCACCCTCGAGCTCGACGGTGCGCCGATCGAGCTGAACACCCCGGCCGACGCCAAAGCGGCCGGCATCGCGGTGATCTACCAGGAGCCGACGCTCTTCCCCGACCTGTCCGTCGCGGAGAACATCGCGATGGGCCGGCAGCCACTGGGTCGTTTCAAAACCATCGACCGCGCGGCGATGATCAAGCAGGCCGAGCAGCTCTTCACCAGGCTGGGTGTGGCGATCGAGCCGAACCGCCCGGCCCGCGGCCTGTCGATCGCCGACCAGCAGCTGGTCGAGATCGCGAAGGCGTTGTCCGCGGACGCCCGGGTGGTGGTGATGGACGAGCCGACCGCTGCGCTCACTGGGGTCGAGGTCGAGCGCTTGTTCGCGGTGGCGCGATCGCTGCGCGACGACGGTGCCGCGCTGGTCTTCATCTCGCACCGGTTCGAGGAGATCACCGCGCTGTGCGAGCGGGTGACGATCATGCGCGACGGCAAGCACGTCTCGACCGATCTGATCAGCGAGGTCAGCGTCGACGAGATGGTCCGCCGGATGGTCGGCCGCGAGCTGGGCGCGCTGTTCCCCAAGCAGGACGTGACTCCGGGCGCTGTCGTGCTGAGCGTGGCCGGACTGACCCGGGATCCGGTCTTCGCCGACGTCTCGTTCGAGGTCCGGGCCGGCGAGATCGTCGCGCTGGCCGGCCTGGTCGGTTCCGGCCGCTCCGAGGTGGTCCAGTCGATCTTCGGCGTCGACCCGCGCGACGCGGGCACGGTCAAGGTCGGCGGCAAGACGCTGAAGGCTGCGTCGCCGCGAGCCGCGATGGCCGCCGGCGTCGCGCTGGTACCGGAGGACCGTCGTCAGCAGGGCCTGGTGATGGAGCTGTCGATCGAGCGCAACGTGACGCTGCCCAGGTCGCGCGCGCTCTCGCAGCTGGGCTTCCTGACCGGCAGCAGTGAGCGCCGCTCGGCCAAGGAGTGGACCCAGCGCCTGAAGACGAAGTACGGCCGGTTGCAGGACGAGGTCGGCACCTTGTCCGGTGGCAACCAGCAGAAGGTCGTGCTGGCCAAGTGGCTGGCGACGGCGCCCAAGTTGTTGATCGTCGACGAGCCCACCCGCGGGATCGACGTCGGTACGAAGGCCGAGGTGCACCGGCTGATGTCGAGCCTCGCCGCGGAAGGGGTCGCCGTCCTGATGGTCTCGTCGGAGCTGCCCGAGGTGCTCGGGATGGCCGATCGGGTGCTCGTGATGCGTGAGGGCCGGCTGGTCGCCGAGCTCGACCGCGAGCGGGCGACCGAGGAATCGGTGATGTTCGCCGCGATGGGACAGGAGGCCTCGGTATGA
- a CDS encoding ABC transporter permease, giving the protein MTPAPTRADSTGADSAGADPVGAAPARAGAVSPAAKPPTPAVRRSPLDLVLRARELGIVLALALLVAVTATSNSRFLSGQSIRDILLGTAILAVLAVGQAVVVITRNIDLSVGSVLGLSAFTVGTLLRDHPGLPVVLALLIGAAVGGVCGAVNGVLVRYGNVPALVVTLGTLYVVRGITYFWAGGQQINADELPSGFLDFGNATLLGVPYLVLIALLVLVVTGIVLRNYRVGRELYAMGSSPQAARLAGISVGRRTIGAFGVSGALAGLAGVLFAARFGTIDAAAGTGMELNVVAAVVVGGVAVFGGSGSVWGAALGALLLTTIGSSLAVLEINQFWQQAIVGGLILLAIGADRLVAARMAASLKKRGSHVS; this is encoded by the coding sequence ATGACCCCCGCACCCACCCGTGCCGACTCCACCGGTGCTGACTCGGCCGGCGCTGACCCGGTTGGCGCTGCTCCGGCCCGGGCCGGAGCAGTCTCGCCTGCCGCGAAGCCACCCACACCGGCCGTCCGCCGGTCCCCTCTCGATCTGGTCCTGCGAGCCCGCGAGCTCGGCATCGTGCTCGCTCTCGCGCTGCTCGTCGCCGTGACGGCGACCTCCAACTCACGCTTCCTCTCTGGCCAGAGCATCCGGGACATCCTGCTCGGCACCGCGATCCTGGCCGTTCTGGCGGTCGGCCAGGCCGTGGTGGTGATCACCCGCAATATCGACCTCTCGGTGGGATCCGTGCTCGGGCTGAGCGCGTTCACCGTCGGCACGCTGCTGCGCGATCACCCCGGACTGCCCGTCGTGCTGGCTCTGCTGATCGGCGCCGCTGTCGGCGGGGTCTGCGGCGCGGTCAATGGAGTGCTCGTCCGCTACGGCAACGTCCCCGCCCTGGTAGTCACCCTCGGCACCTTGTACGTCGTCCGCGGCATCACCTACTTCTGGGCCGGCGGCCAGCAGATCAACGCGGACGAGCTGCCGTCGGGCTTCCTCGACTTCGGCAACGCGACCCTGCTGGGCGTTCCGTACCTCGTCCTGATCGCGCTTCTGGTTCTGGTCGTCACCGGCATCGTCCTGCGGAATTACCGAGTCGGCCGCGAGCTGTACGCGATGGGCTCGAGCCCGCAGGCCGCGCGCCTGGCCGGTATCTCGGTCGGGCGGCGCACGATCGGTGCCTTCGGGGTGAGCGGCGCATTGGCCGGCCTGGCCGGGGTGCTGTTCGCAGCTCGGTTCGGAACGATCGACGCGGCAGCCGGCACGGGCATGGAGCTGAACGTCGTGGCCGCGGTCGTAGTCGGCGGAGTCGCCGTCTTCGGCGGCAGCGGTTCGGTCTGGGGTGCTGCACTCGGCGCACTACTGCTGACCACGATCGGCAGCTCGCTCGCGGTGCTGGAGATCAACCAGTTCTGGCAGCAGGCGATCGTCGGCGGCCTGATCCTGCTAGCCATCGGCGCCGACCGGCTGGTCGCCGCCCGAATGGCCGCGTCATTGAAGAAGCGAGGCTCTCATGTCAGCTGA
- a CDS encoding ABC transporter permease — protein MSAETAVESRTAGLTARFANWNVAIIAVTIIVLIVAAATVENFGTSQNFGFLVLDLLPIALVALPMTLVIVTGEIDLSVASTLGLCSAVMGSLWNSNQPIETIIPLCLLLGAVLGAVNGFFVTVLGLPSLAVTIGTLALYRGLAFVVLGDSAVADFPVQYTDWVTGNIAGTSIPNVLLIIVVLAIVFGVLLHATPIGRAVFAVGASEQAARFAGVRPGRLKFWLYVVSGLVSGLAGILWTLRYSSARADNGAGLELAVVAAVLLGGVSIFGGKGALPGVIAGVVLLASLQNALRLSDVSNEALNVVTGVLLIVSVLAPNLANAVRSSVQRRRHRTTNPL, from the coding sequence ATGTCAGCTGAAACTGCAGTCGAGAGCCGCACAGCAGGACTGACGGCCAGGTTCGCCAACTGGAACGTCGCGATCATCGCGGTCACCATCATCGTGCTGATCGTCGCGGCGGCGACGGTGGAGAACTTCGGCACCTCGCAGAACTTCGGCTTCCTCGTCCTCGACCTGTTGCCGATCGCGCTCGTCGCGTTGCCGATGACGCTGGTGATCGTGACCGGCGAGATCGACCTGTCCGTGGCGAGCACGCTCGGCCTGTGCAGCGCGGTGATGGGCTCCCTGTGGAACTCGAACCAGCCGATCGAGACGATCATCCCGCTCTGTCTGCTGCTCGGCGCTGTCCTGGGCGCAGTCAACGGCTTCTTCGTCACTGTGCTCGGCCTGCCGTCCCTCGCCGTCACCATCGGCACCCTCGCCCTGTACCGCGGCCTAGCGTTCGTAGTACTGGGTGACAGCGCCGTCGCCGACTTCCCAGTCCAATACACCGACTGGGTCACCGGCAACATCGCCGGTACGTCGATCCCGAACGTGCTGCTCATCATCGTGGTGCTCGCCATCGTGTTCGGCGTACTGCTCCACGCGACTCCCATCGGCCGTGCCGTCTTCGCGGTCGGCGCGAGTGAGCAGGCTGCCCGCTTCGCCGGCGTCCGCCCCGGCCGCCTCAAGTTCTGGCTGTACGTCGTCAGCGGCCTGGTGTCCGGTCTCGCCGGAATCCTCTGGACCCTGCGGTACTCCAGTGCTCGGGCCGACAACGGCGCCGGACTCGAATTGGCGGTCGTCGCGGCCGTCCTGCTCGGTGGTGTCTCCATCTTCGGCGGCAAGGGCGCACTGCCCGGTGTGATCGCCGGAGTCGTCCTGCTCGCCTCACTGCAGAACGCCTTGCGGCTGTCCGACGTCTCGAACGAGGCGCTCAACGTCGTCACCGGTGTCCTGCTGATCGTCTCCGTGCTCGCACCCAATCTCGCCAACGCCGTCCGCAGTTCTGTCCAGCGCCGCCGGCACCGGACCACCAATCCCCTGTAA
- the rhaS gene encoding rhamnose ABC transporter substrate-binding protein, with amino-acid sequence MSFRISRRLAVPLSTVAVASLALTACGGGTTKSNTANDAGSAPSSTSSAAADPNAPLKEGLKIAYLPKQLNNPYTDVEVGGGKVAVGELKGEYKLVGPNDASASSQVSYINTLIQQTQDVIVVAANDPNAVCPSLNQARKAGIKVVSFDSDASKNCRDAFINQATTQGIGESLVKMASELAGGSGEIAVLSATPNATNQNSWIEVMKTELKKPENAKLKLVKVAYGNDDDQKSFTEAQGLLQSFPNLKVIVSPTTVGIAAASRYISASNYKGKVAITGLGLPNQMRKFVKDGTVKKFALWNPADIGYLAAYAGAALKSGQITGAEGEKFKAGKLGEYTVGADGEIVLGPPTEFTAANIDKFDF; translated from the coding sequence ATGTCTTTCCGCATCTCTCGCCGCCTCGCGGTGCCGCTGTCGACGGTGGCCGTCGCCTCCCTCGCGCTCACCGCGTGCGGCGGCGGCACCACCAAGTCGAACACCGCGAACGACGCCGGCAGCGCCCCCAGCAGCACCAGCTCGGCAGCGGCCGACCCGAACGCGCCGCTGAAGGAAGGCCTCAAGATCGCCTACCTGCCCAAGCAGCTGAACAACCCCTACACCGACGTCGAGGTCGGCGGCGGCAAGGTCGCGGTCGGCGAGCTCAAGGGCGAGTACAAGCTGGTCGGCCCGAACGACGCGAGCGCGTCCTCGCAGGTCAGCTACATCAACACGCTGATCCAGCAGACCCAGGACGTGATCGTGGTCGCGGCCAACGACCCGAACGCGGTCTGCCCGTCGCTGAACCAGGCCCGTAAGGCCGGCATCAAGGTCGTCTCGTTCGACTCCGACGCCTCGAAGAACTGCCGGGACGCGTTCATCAACCAGGCCACCACCCAGGGCATCGGCGAGAGCCTGGTGAAGATGGCCAGCGAGCTGGCCGGCGGTTCTGGTGAGATCGCCGTCCTGTCCGCGACGCCGAACGCGACCAACCAGAACTCCTGGATCGAGGTGATGAAGACCGAGCTGAAGAAGCCGGAGAACGCCAAGCTCAAGCTGGTCAAGGTTGCCTACGGCAACGACGATGACCAGAAGTCGTTCACCGAGGCTCAGGGCCTGCTGCAGTCGTTCCCGAACCTCAAGGTGATCGTGTCGCCGACCACGGTCGGCATCGCCGCGGCCTCGCGCTACATCAGCGCCTCCAACTACAAGGGCAAGGTCGCGATCACCGGCCTCGGCCTGCCGAACCAGATGCGCAAGTTCGTCAAGGACGGCACGGTCAAGAAGTTCGCCCTCTGGAACCCGGCCGACATCGGCTACCTCGCCGCGTACGCCGGCGCCGCGCTCAAGTCCGGCCAGATCACCGGCGCCGAGGGCGAGAAGTTCAAGGCGGGCAAGCTCGGCGAGTACACCGTCGGCGCGGACGGTGAGATCGTCCTCGGCCCCCCGACCGAGTTCACCGCCGCCAACATCGACAAGTTCGACTTCTGA
- a CDS encoding L-rhamnose mutarotase, whose protein sequence is MNRYCFCLQVRPDRLDEYVERHRHVWPDMQAALRDSGWHNYSLFLRDDGLLVGYVEAEDLEAAQKAMAATEVNTRWQAEMTEFFTGIEGRPPDESFVLLPEIFHLTPSTED, encoded by the coding sequence ATGAACCGCTACTGCTTCTGCCTCCAGGTCCGGCCGGATCGGCTGGACGAGTACGTCGAACGCCACCGGCACGTGTGGCCCGACATGCAAGCCGCGCTGCGCGACTCCGGCTGGCACAACTACTCGCTCTTCCTCCGCGACGACGGGCTGCTGGTCGGGTACGTCGAGGCCGAGGACCTGGAGGCGGCGCAGAAGGCGATGGCCGCGACCGAGGTGAACACCCGCTGGCAGGCCGAGATGACCGAGTTCTTCACAGGTATCGAGGGGCGGCCGCCGGACGAGTCGTTCGTGCTGCTGCCCGAGATCTTCCATCTGACTCCGAGTACCGAGGACTGA
- the rhaI gene encoding L-rhamnose isomerase produces the protein MTTVTDALSRQEIELPSWAFGNSGTRFKVFSQPGVPRSPEEKIADAAVVHKYTGVAPSVALHIPWDKVDDYAALGAYAKEQGVRLGAINSNVFQDDDYKLGSVTNPDPRIRRKATDHLLECIEIMDATGSRDLKLWFSDGTNYPGQDDLWDRQDRLAEALKEVYDRLGDDQRMLLEYKLFEPAFYATDVPDWGTSYAHCLELGPKAVVCIDTGHHAPGTNIEFIVAFLLRAKKLGAFDFNSRFYADDDLMVGAADPFQLFRIMNEIVRGDALDPDRGIAFMLDQCHNIEAKIPAIIRSVMNVQEATAKALLVDRDALRKAQQDGDVLAANAAIMDAFNTDVRPLLADLRTAQGLDPDPVAAYHRSGYFEQITKDRADGQQAGWGA, from the coding sequence ATGACCACCGTGACCGATGCACTGAGCCGTCAGGAGATCGAGCTGCCCTCATGGGCGTTCGGCAACTCGGGGACCAGGTTCAAGGTGTTCAGCCAGCCCGGCGTGCCGAGGTCGCCGGAGGAGAAGATCGCCGACGCGGCCGTCGTGCACAAGTACACCGGGGTCGCGCCGAGCGTCGCGCTGCACATCCCGTGGGACAAGGTCGATGACTACGCCGCGCTCGGGGCGTACGCCAAGGAGCAGGGCGTCCGGCTCGGCGCGATCAACAGCAACGTCTTCCAGGACGACGACTACAAGCTGGGCAGCGTCACCAACCCGGATCCGCGGATCCGCCGGAAGGCGACCGACCACCTGCTCGAGTGCATCGAGATCATGGACGCCACCGGTTCGCGGGACCTGAAGCTGTGGTTCTCCGACGGCACGAACTACCCGGGCCAGGACGACCTCTGGGATCGGCAAGACAGGCTTGCCGAGGCGCTCAAGGAGGTCTACGACCGGCTCGGCGACGACCAGCGGATGCTCCTTGAGTACAAGCTGTTCGAGCCGGCCTTCTACGCGACCGACGTGCCCGACTGGGGTACTTCGTACGCGCACTGCCTCGAGCTGGGGCCGAAGGCCGTCGTGTGCATCGATACCGGGCACCACGCGCCGGGGACGAACATCGAGTTCATCGTGGCGTTCCTGTTGCGGGCGAAGAAGCTCGGCGCGTTCGACTTCAACAGCCGGTTCTACGCCGACGACGACCTGATGGTCGGTGCGGCCGACCCGTTCCAGTTGTTCCGGATCATGAACGAGATCGTCCGTGGCGACGCCCTCGACCCGGACCGTGGGATCGCCTTCATGCTCGACCAGTGCCACAACATCGAGGCGAAGATCCCGGCCATCATCCGGTCAGTGATGAACGTCCAGGAGGCGACCGCGAAGGCGCTGCTGGTCGACCGCGACGCGCTCCGCAAGGCCCAGCAGGACGGTGACGTGCTGGCCGCGAACGCCGCGATCATGGACGCCTTCAACACCGACGTCCGCCCGCTGCTCGCCGACCTGCGGACCGCACAAGGCCTCGATCCCGACCCGGTCGCTGCCTACCACCGCAGCGGCTACTTCGAACAGATCACCAAAGACCGAGCCGACGGCCAGCAGGCCGGATGGGGAGCGTAA
- a CDS encoding bifunctional aldolase/short-chain dehydrogenase yields MTEPAAELVARSNRLGADPRNTNYAGGNTSAKGTAVDPVTQQPVELVWVKGSGGDLGTLTAAGLAVLRQDRLNALVEVYPGVDREDEMVAAFDYCLHGKGGAAPSIDTAMHGLVDAPHVDHLHPDSGIALATAADGEKLTAECFGDRVVWVPWRRPGFQLGLDIAQVKKDNPQAIGVILGGHGITAWGDTSAECEANSLDIIRTAERFLADRGKAEPFGAVVPGYEALPESERRQRAAALAPVIRGLASTDNPQVGHYNDSDGVLEFTARERLAELAALGTSCPDHFLRTKVRPLVLDLPPTASVEEATLRLRELHLEYREDYAAYYDRHATPDSPPMRGADPAIVLVPGVGMFSFGKDKQTARVAGEFYLNAINVMRGAEAVSTYAPIDESEKFRIEYWALEEAKLQRMPKPKPLATRVAFVTGGGSGIGKAIAQRLAAEGACVVVADLDLAAAEAVAKEIGTTDRAVAVGADVSDGAAVEQAMQEAVLAFGGVDLVVNNAGLSISKPLLETTEKDWDLQHDVMAKGSFLVSRAAAKVLIDQGIGGDIVYISSKNAVFAGPNNVAYGAAKADQAHQVRLLAAELGEFGIRVNGVNPDGVVRGSGIFAKGWGAQRAAVYGVPESELGAFYAQRTLLKREVLPEHVAAAVFALAAGDLSQTTGLHVPVDAGVAAAFLR; encoded by the coding sequence ATGACCGAGCCAGCAGCCGAGCTTGTTGCTAGAAGCAACAGGCTGGGTGCCGACCCGCGCAACACCAACTACGCGGGCGGCAACACGTCCGCCAAAGGCACTGCCGTTGACCCGGTGACGCAACAACCCGTCGAGCTCGTCTGGGTGAAGGGTTCCGGCGGGGACCTCGGCACGCTCACCGCCGCGGGTCTGGCGGTACTGCGCCAAGACCGGCTGAACGCGCTTGTCGAGGTCTACCCCGGCGTGGACCGCGAGGACGAGATGGTCGCGGCCTTCGACTACTGCCTGCACGGTAAGGGCGGAGCCGCTCCGTCCATCGACACCGCGATGCACGGACTCGTAGACGCTCCGCACGTCGACCACCTGCATCCCGACTCGGGGATCGCGCTGGCGACGGCCGCCGATGGCGAGAAGCTGACTGCGGAGTGCTTCGGCGATCGAGTTGTCTGGGTGCCGTGGCGGCGTCCTGGGTTCCAGCTCGGGCTCGACATCGCGCAGGTCAAGAAGGACAACCCGCAGGCGATCGGCGTGATCCTCGGCGGCCATGGCATCACGGCTTGGGGCGACACCTCTGCCGAGTGCGAGGCCAACTCGCTCGACATCATCCGGACGGCGGAGCGCTTCCTGGCGGATCGTGGCAAGGCCGAGCCGTTCGGGGCCGTAGTACCGGGGTATGAGGCACTGCCTGAGAGTGAGCGGCGGCAGCGGGCGGCGGCGTTGGCGCCGGTGATTCGTGGGCTGGCGTCGACGGACAACCCGCAGGTCGGGCACTACAACGACTCGGATGGCGTGCTGGAGTTCACCGCTCGGGAGCGGTTGGCCGAGCTGGCTGCGCTGGGTACGTCGTGCCCGGACCACTTCCTGCGTACGAAGGTCCGGCCGCTCGTTCTCGACCTGCCGCCGACGGCTTCGGTCGAGGAGGCCACGCTGCGGCTCAGGGAACTGCATCTGGAGTACCGCGAGGACTACGCGGCCTACTACGACCGCCATGCGACGCCTGACAGCCCGCCGATGCGCGGTGCCGACCCGGCGATCGTGCTGGTGCCCGGCGTTGGGATGTTCAGCTTCGGCAAGGACAAGCAGACCGCTCGGGTGGCCGGCGAGTTCTACCTGAATGCGATCAACGTGATGCGCGGCGCGGAAGCTGTCTCGACGTACGCGCCGATCGACGAGAGCGAGAAGTTCCGGATCGAGTACTGGGCGCTGGAGGAGGCGAAGCTGCAGCGGATGCCCAAGCCGAAGCCGCTCGCCACCCGGGTCGCCTTCGTGACCGGCGGCGGTTCCGGCATCGGCAAGGCGATCGCCCAGCGGCTGGCCGCCGAGGGTGCCTGCGTCGTCGTCGCGGATCTTGACCTCGCTGCAGCCGAGGCCGTCGCAAAGGAGATCGGTACTACGGACCGCGCGGTCGCCGTCGGTGCGGACGTGTCGGATGGCGCGGCCGTCGAGCAGGCGATGCAAGAGGCCGTGCTGGCCTTCGGCGGCGTCGACCTGGTCGTCAACAACGCCGGACTCTCGATCTCGAAGCCACTACTCGAGACCACCGAGAAGGACTGGGATCTGCAGCACGACGTGATGGCGAAGGGGTCGTTCCTGGTCTCGCGCGCTGCCGCGAAGGTGCTGATCGACCAGGGCATCGGCGGTGACATCGTCTACATCTCCAGCAAGAACGCGGTCTTCGCAGGTCCCAACAACGTCGCTTACGGCGCTGCAAAGGCCGACCAAGCGCATCAGGTCCGCCTGCTCGCGGCTGAGCTGGGCGAGTTCGGGATCCGGGTCAACGGTGTGAACCCCGATGGTGTCGTCCGGGGCTCTGGGATCTTCGCCAAGGGATGGGGTGCGCAGCGCGCTGCGGTGTACGGCGTACCGGAGTCTGAGTTGGGGGCGTTCTACGCGCAGCGGACGCTGCTCAAGCGCGAGGTGCTGCCGGAGCATGTGGCCGCAGCAGTCTTCGCTCTCGCGGCTGGGGATCTGTCCCAGACGACTGGCCTGCACGTACCCGTCGACGCCGGCGTCGCCGCCGCCTTCCTGCGCTGA
- a CDS encoding L-fucose/L-arabinose isomerase family protein has translation MWSSDPSRSVDGHGVLPWVEPRKTRIGLVAGGLGAYWPQFPELLPQLQASARRVSERFSALDCEVIDVGFISDATEGAAAAEKLRLADCDLIVGFLTTYMTASMLVPIAQRSGAPVLLLNLQPTESMDHASFDTGAWLAYCGACPLPEMANAFERCGIDFRSVSGYVEDERAWARIERWLKAAGVRAAFRHGRHGLLGHLYPGMMDVITDPTLVSAQLGGHVEILEIDDLRVRVEKVTEAETALRMKVAREVFTLDDSVNEDDFRWGATVSVALDRLVEDFQLDTLAYYHRGLDGETHERVAAGMILGASLLTARGVPAAGEYELRTSLAMLVMDKLGAGGSFTELQALNFHDNVVEMGHDGPAHLAISAAKPLLRGLGVYHGKRGWGVSVEFDVKHGPVTALGLGQLRDGSFRLIASEGEVVPGPLLQIGNTTSRVDFGCDPGEWTDAWSASGIAHHWALGTGHRVAELKAVADLLHLDLRVVKV, from the coding sequence ATGTGGAGCAGTGATCCGAGCCGCTCGGTGGACGGACACGGCGTGCTGCCGTGGGTCGAACCGCGGAAGACGCGGATCGGTCTGGTCGCGGGTGGGCTCGGCGCGTACTGGCCGCAGTTCCCCGAATTGCTTCCGCAACTGCAGGCCTCGGCTCGACGCGTGTCGGAACGGTTCTCGGCGCTCGACTGCGAGGTGATCGACGTCGGCTTCATCTCCGACGCGACCGAGGGAGCGGCGGCGGCCGAGAAGCTGAGGCTCGCGGACTGCGATCTGATCGTCGGCTTCCTCACCACCTACATGACCGCGTCGATGCTCGTACCGATCGCGCAGCGCAGCGGGGCGCCGGTCCTGCTGCTCAACCTGCAGCCGACCGAGTCGATGGATCACGCGTCCTTCGACACCGGTGCCTGGCTCGCGTACTGCGGTGCTTGCCCGCTGCCCGAGATGGCGAATGCCTTCGAGCGCTGTGGGATCGACTTCCGTTCGGTCTCGGGGTACGTCGAGGACGAGCGCGCGTGGGCGCGGATCGAGCGGTGGCTCAAGGCTGCTGGGGTTAGGGCCGCGTTCCGGCATGGGCGCCACGGACTGCTGGGACATCTCTATCCCGGGATGATGGACGTGATCACCGATCCGACGCTCGTCTCCGCGCAGCTCGGTGGGCATGTCGAGATCCTGGAGATCGACGACCTGCGGGTTCGGGTCGAGAAGGTGACCGAGGCCGAGACGGCTCTCCGGATGAAGGTCGCCCGGGAGGTCTTCACGCTGGACGATTCGGTGAACGAGGACGACTTCCGCTGGGGTGCGACGGTGTCGGTCGCGCTGGACAGGCTGGTCGAGGACTTCCAGCTGGACACGTTGGCCTATTACCACCGAGGGCTCGACGGCGAGACGCACGAACGCGTCGCCGCCGGGATGATCCTCGGCGCATCGTTGCTCACGGCAAGGGGTGTGCCGGCCGCCGGGGAGTACGAGCTGCGCACGTCGCTGGCGATGCTGGTGATGGACAAGCTGGGCGCGGGCGGTTCCTTCACCGAACTGCAGGCGCTGAACTTCCACGACAACGTGGTGGAGATGGGTCACGACGGTCCTGCCCACCTGGCGATCAGCGCTGCCAAGCCGTTGCTGCGGGGGCTCGGGGTGTACCACGGCAAGCGGGGTTGGGGAGTCTCGGTCGAGTTCGACGTGAAGCACGGCCCGGTCACTGCTTTGGGCCTGGGCCAGTTGCGCGATGGCTCGTTCCGCCTGATCGCGTCCGAGGGCGAAGTCGTCCCCGGACCCCTCCTCCAGATCGGCAACACCACCTCCCGCGTCGACTTCGGCTGCGACCCCGGCGAATGGACCGACGCCTGGTCCGCCTCCGGCATCGCCCACCACTGGGCCTTGGGCACCGGCCACCGAGTAGCCGAACTGAAAGCAGTAGCCGACCTCCTCCACCTAGACCTCCGCGTCGTAAAGGTCTGA